TGTACCATGGGAAACTGTTTAGTCCACAACTTATTTGATGGTATTCCAAAATCCATATACACCAATTTGGTTTGATGATTGCCTGGTCACAGTTTAATTAGACACCTGCCAATCATGATCATGTAATTTTTCAGAACCCTTCCAAATTTACAGGAGAATGACTGAAACTCTGTTTTTTGCGGGAAAATTTGTGTTTCAAATATTCATCTTGGCTGCCTATTCGTGAgagtaaataaatatattttacattCCTGGTTTAAACTATATATATTGTCATTGTAACGAAGCTGTAAAAGTTGGATCAGCTAGATCTCACTCAGTATAAGTCTTCCCTCATCTCCCACATTTTGGCTGCTCTAATTCTGGTAACTGTTATGATTCTGTCACATCTTATAAAATTCATGAAGTTTCATGCAGTTTAAACTAACAATAGGCTCTACCAGACACTTCAAACTATTgcaaaatcaccttttaaattaatatatctgtagtcacataaatctgtccagtttaattaaatgaatattccttatttatttgattaaaaatccactaagccattagttaattaaattaatatttaattaatttatttttaaacattctcttattaattaaataaattattcaatttattttaattaattaattcaaccaaaatcacaaatcaattaaatgaaaaatcatatttatttcatttaatcctctattcctcttttaaataaattaaataaaacatttatttaaatcatttatcccccccacttgcattttcctacaaatgcaacttgcacacatttattgaaataaatgaatttttattttaaataaaatcctattttccctcacccaccaaacccacttgctagcctaaacccccttctagattcttctaaccccttcctaattagtttAATCCATCCCcgaattattgtcacattcttgagcaacttggagtcacttctcaaaaacttcaaagtctttgaaaaacatttaatgctttgtgtgttcaacaatttaacctccaaagtcttccaaaaccactattggctcttacatgaccattaatggttcttacataaccatttatggttatgtcaacttgcactcatgtgtctcctcaagcatttattgctttgaccatggttattctttttgtctttgcacaagaatttatccattggataaaagctttattctttgaataaagagtttattcattcaactaactttgaccttaactctcaaggtcatgtcaaacatttaatgtttattccttctcctctcaacctatctcacattgacacttgtcatcctgtgattgggttgaaagtcctcacatggatctcaaatcattcaatcctgacctttattgagattattcaatctcaaccatccattgctccattttttttataaatagagcccatttcttcataatccagattctgaaaacttgtatgcatttaagttatagtgaattttagagagcattttaccataatcaattcatatattgtcattttggttaaaataaatcattttagtatcaatagcatagtattaactttttatttacatttagagcaaatatttcaatctcaaacctccataagcatccatagtgcaaaaagtcgATGAGAGCTACATtagtttggaagttggagaggagagaaacaaaggagaaggagccaatagtatggtagaaggcatttggagatgtcttcttgcatttacattcgtagttaaatgttttactttgttcttggtgtctcttttgatatgcctgcttaggttgatctttggttgaataacactaaccttaacacttgtttcttgttgtttgtgtgttatactaccacaggtTTTTGATCTAACACTTGCTTTTTTGGCAGAGCATCAATATCAAATTCTTATAAATTTAGAATAAGATACCTGAAGCAACATAccctttttaaaaaattgaattctaCAGTGGGTGTCAATTTGAGCTTAAATGGTTTTATCATTCATTTATTACATTAATATTGAATTATCTTTTAAATTAATATATAGAAATATTACCAATTTATAATAAGATGGGTGAAGCAATATGCTCTTTGTTTAAATCGAATTCCACATTGGTCGTCAGTCTGAATGTAAATGGTTTTATCATTCATCTATTGCGTTAATGTTGATGTCTCTTTTACCTGTTCTGTCTGTGACAAATGTTACATTCTTGTTATGCTTTTTTATATACAATTGGAAGTTTGTTAACCTGAGATAAGAGTACCAAGTGATACAATATTGCCTAGATGGAAACATGCTGATATTATAACCTAATCTTGTTTGCAGCATGATGTGGAAGCTGGGATATTGAAGAAAGTAATGTTAGCAGATGGAGCTGTGGTGACTGTTGTAGGTGCCAGAGAATTGAGCCTAAGACAACCCATCCAGTTGCCTTTACCGATTAGCACCGCCACTGAGGATGGTAATCTTGCTCTCAATCTGATTGAACTTGCCACAAAGTTAAGGCGTGATTCAAGCAATCAAGAGAAACCTGTGTCTCTGCGAATCGTGGGTCCAACTTCACTTGCTGCATCATCCATCAATGAGCCGGATTCAACATCAAGTAAGTTGAAGGTGAAGAGACTAGCCCCTGGATCTGTTGAATTGAGATCTCGCCAAGAGCAGGGGATGCAAACTCCAGTATCATTGGAGGTTGATGCCAATTCACTTGGTCCAAATGATATGTGGATGTGGCCTCTACCATCACTTAATGGCTCTGATCCTAAACTTCGTGGCATTGAAGAACTTCTGAGGGCAATCTTGGGTCCCAATGCCCAACAGAAAGGAACAATTAAATTGTTAAAGGCACAAGCTGCAGCAGCAACTTTTGTCAAAGTGCAATTTGAGCTAGAAAAGAAAGCTGGAAACGACACATTTAATATGGAGACTTGGCCGGAGTGGAGAACAAAGTCCTCTGTTGTGCGCTTGCAGTTTGAGCTGACAGGTAGGGTTGAAGGTGATAAGATTTTGCCACTGAAAGTGCAGCAGATTGAGCCAGTTGCTATTATTGAATCTTCCTCATTTAGATCTTTGACAGGAAATGTCACATTTTCGAAGATTCCTCTTGGGTATCCTCCCGTCTCTCCTTTTACTTTGTAATTGAAGAGTGCAGGCCTTACCTAAAGAGCATACCACATGTTCCTGTATTTAACGTGAATGCTCATATCTGGTGTTCAATTTAAAATATACTAGTAAGCCTTGTTAAAGGTCTCCCCAGAAGTTTTACCCTATCTCAAATCAGATGCAAAATAGCACTTGAATGAGAATTTTTTCATTTGCCTGTTTACCATTGTACTGAAATTTATGTTTTCACCGTATATTGaattttttaaagaattaattACTTGTTCGATAAACTTTCCACAGTTTTAAAAGAACTGGGCATTTTTCCATCCGTCTTTGGCTGGAAGAAACTCAGCTACAAAATTAACCTTAAAAAAACTTGCGTTCCTGAATTTTTTCAAGGATTACAACAGAGTGTGAAGTGACTGAAACTTAATGCTCCGAAGAAAATAAAAGTTTTGGCTTAAAAATTTCCTAAGCTCATTTCTATTATTGTTTTTCTTTTTAGCCATTGTTTTTAATTCTAAAGCTCATTTCTATTATTGTTTTTCTTTTTAGCCATTGTTTTTAATTCTAATTGACTGATGGTCTTGTGGATGTCATTAAAactcattcattctttctttcttgtCCACCCATCTCCTAATGAATTCCCTTCTTTTATTATAATTGCAAAATCATAACCAATTCTTGCTCCTAATAGAGTCTAcataaaccaaaataaattattttaagaaAAAGCTCCAATACTCAAGGTGTGGAAATGTGGAAAAAAGAATTCATACCATAAATGGTACGTGAGTGAATTTCCCTCCAATGTTGTAGTGCAAATTTTGTAAAAATCtcgaatattttgtatttaaatacatagTTCCATGGTATTTTCTAACAATAGGGACAATTTTTGAGGATGGGGGATCATGGGTTTAATTTTCGAATGGCTTGAGGTAGGGAGGGGAAGGTGATGTAGAAATGCAAATAGTACTTGAAAAATAGTTATAAAAAGATGTACAAAGAATAAGCGTAAGAATTACAAATGAAAATATGACACTAATAAAACTACTAAATGGTAAACTTTGAACTTCAAACTAAAATTGTAATTAAATACATTGCAATGATTGCATTAAACATTTGAATTTTGTAGTGAATATTAACAATGAAAATGTCGattttaaaatttattacattCAAAATTTAATAATGATGATTATAACAAATGTTCAAGATAACAAAATGAAGTGAGGTTTATGATCATCCCCAAACTCCCCATCATTAGAACATAAAATGCATTTAaacaacaatttttcttttttGCCTTCACTTTCTTAATAGCTAAATATTTTAAGGTGGTTTAGGGACTTGGAGGAAACTTGATATGGAACACACATTCTCCTAGGTGAAACCCCTATGAATAACCAAAATAATGACAATGAAAAATATTAAGATTATATTCATCAAAATTTAAATGGTCTATATGTAGATGAGGttcatttttttctttaataaatcaAATTGTGTTCAAGCAATTTTTTCATCTTGTAACTTCTTGTGAGTTAATTGCACATTAAATGTCTTTAAGTTCCAAAGCGTGATAATATGCCATACAATAATGTGAACAAAAATGATGCTAATAAAATTTGAGTGGGAATTTaagaatttaaattaaataatttgaatttatGTATCATTCATGTGTGTCCCATAATCATCTTGAGCATGAAAATGAGTCAATGTAATGAAATGATAATCTTTAGGCAATGAACTTAAGTATATAGAAGTGGGGGTAAAAACCTGGGTGTaatatgaaaagaaatgaaaaatataagGGAATCCGTATAAGTAGGACTAAAATGAAGAGGTACAAGGGTCAAAGTCATGAGTCAAATTTAAAAAGAACATATCATTTGTTGACATGTAATTACATGTGAGACTTCCTACTAAAATAAGCTCAAAACTAAATGAGAAATAGCAtaaatatacaaatttcaccattatgATCATCAAATTATACCATTATAGTAATTTGTCCTTTAAACTCCTTTTGTCTAAATGGTTAAAACTCATTTTATTTTACTAATACTTGACAATAGTGTAACCAAAATTATTTAACCAATTATTTTTCTACTTGTTGACCACCgtacaaatttcaccattatgATCATCAAATTAAACCATGGTAGTAATTAGTCTTTTAAACTTCTTTTGTCTAAATGATTAAAACTCATTTTATTTTACTAATATTTGACAACACTAATAATCTATTGCTGATTTGATTGTGTGACttttttttatgcaaaaaaaaagtcacacaatcaaatctagaagtaGAGGGGGCTTGTGAAGGACTtcctaaaatatttcatttaaaaaaaagtaCATTTTAAATTAAagaattcaaaaatattaaaattgaTGGTTCCATTAAATTTTCTAATaacaattaatattatatatatgtgaAAAAAGAAATTTATTATTGAGAATCTAAATTTAGAATCTCCCAAGCTGTTGGAAGAATTCCTCCTATGGAATGCGCAGGGCATTAGATTGGAATGTCTT
The nucleotide sequence above comes from Cryptomeria japonica chromosome 11, Sugi_1.0, whole genome shotgun sequence. Encoded proteins:
- the LOC131076322 gene encoding protein TUNICAMYCIN INDUCED 1, with translation MAFRCPWRQQVLGIMLFIFLSVGRSEQFSISPSATANAVSELTDSIVRSMGWNAEEVKIVDVDKLEPMFGHATLYEFDVQIGKGVIPLRLSEEVKSWKFLEESTEVIGGEPENGLMKEAEQFAPVLSPFQLAGPLELWIHDADHMRLSVPHDVEAGILKKVMLADGAVVTVVGARELSLRQPIQLPLPISTATEDGNLALNLIELATKLRRDSSNQEKPVSLRIVGPTSLAASSINEPDSTSSKLKVKRLAPGSVELRSRQEQGMQTPVSLEVDANSLGPNDMWMWPLPSLNGSDPKLRGIEELLRAILGPNAQQKGTIKLLKAQAAAATFVKVQFELEKKAGNDTFNMETWPEWRTKSSVVRLQFELTGRVEGDKILPLKVQQIEPVAIIESSSFRSLTGNVTFSKIPLGYPPVSPFTL